In Arcobacter ellisii, a genomic segment contains:
- a CDS encoding phosphoribosyltransferase-like protein, which produces MDINLLDKKKLDDWLKQFDSSSLKSARKLIEDINFIDQVDYDFYTNNLVSRIEKEIKGYKDVYIVPINSLNLKKVEPKSDSAFVFNIKKKFNRKGNLFWSLDRKIERNSIIFFVDEFVGSGGTMVDNISLIDEVILKRIRSLTSLKKIKVCILSIVLYLDAEKYIKSKFSFINDYIYEVKGTSFDKDFICNSFSKYLKKEQCINARFGYGNICSNIVFYNNCPNNTPSILWCKQASEKSPLFVDKKVKLNYKTAYFNLKNEYIRLLKYMEEDMEFQGEILIMKKISRNNGMGLLIDTILFLFLRKKFKIKEKFLYFSKINDIQFKKILNCCSEYGLISCAKSNSRLTALGKKIITKFESLHENIYQKNSDLKDNKVIDNKVKIVYYPTQIKGIKIDV; this is translated from the coding sequence TTGGATATTAATTTATTAGATAAAAAAAAGTTAGATGATTGGCTAAAACAATTTGATAGTAGTAGTTTAAAAAGTGCTCGTAAGCTTATTGAAGATATTAATTTTATCGATCAAGTTGATTATGATTTCTATACTAATAATTTAGTTTCAAGAATTGAAAAGGAAATAAAGGGATATAAAGATGTTTATATAGTTCCTATTAACTCCTTAAATTTAAAAAAGGTAGAACCTAAAAGTGATTCTGCATTTGTATTCAATATAAAAAAAAAGTTTAATAGAAAGGGCAATTTATTTTGGTCCTTAGATAGAAAAATAGAAAGAAATAGCATAATTTTTTTTGTTGATGAGTTTGTAGGAAGTGGCGGAACAATGGTTGATAATATTTCTTTAATTGATGAAGTCATTTTAAAAAGAATTAGATCATTAACCTCTTTAAAAAAAATTAAGGTTTGCATACTTTCCATAGTATTATATTTAGATGCTGAAAAATATATAAAGAGTAAGTTTAGTTTTATTAATGATTACATATATGAAGTTAAAGGAACATCTTTTGATAAAGATTTTATATGTAATAGTTTTTCAAAATATTTAAAAAAGGAACAATGCATAAATGCTAGATTTGGATATGGAAATATATGTAGTAATATTGTTTTTTATAACAACTGTCCTAATAATACACCTTCAATTTTATGGTGTAAACAAGCATCAGAAAAATCACCACTTTTTGTTGATAAAAAAGTTAAATTAAATTATAAAACAGCATATTTTAATTTAAAGAATGAATATATAAGACTTTTAAAGTATATGGAAGAAGATATGGAATTTCAAGGGGAAATTTTAATAATGAAAAAAATTTCAAGAAATAATGGTATGGGTTTACTAATAGATACTATTTTATTTTTATTTTTGAGAAAGAAATTCAAAATAAAAGAGAAATTTTTATATTTTTCAAAAATTAATGATATTCAATTCAAAAAAATACTAAATTGTTGTAGTGAATATGGTTTAATTTCTTGTGCCAAGAGTAATTCAAGGTTAACAGCATTAGGTAAAAAAATTATAACTAAATTTGAATCTTTGCATGAAAATATTTATCAGAAGAATAGTGATCTAAAAGATAATAAAGTAATAGATAATAAAGTAAAAATAGTGTATTATCCTACTCAGATTAAAGGTATAAAAATAGATGTGTAG